Genomic segment of Streptomyces longhuiensis:
GAGCCCCGGAGTGAAGCGGACGGTGCGGACCGCCTGGGGCGGCAGCGCGACGATCGCCCTGCGGGCCTCGAACACCTTGGACGCCGTCCTCACGCGGACGCCGCCCTCGTCGTACTCGATCGACTGCACCTGCTCGCCGAGTCGGACGCGCCCGCCGAGGAGGTCGGCGACGGCGCGGGCCGGACCCGCCGCACCGGTGACGAAGCGGCTGTCCTGGGCGCAGTCCCGCGTCTCCATGAGCTGCTCGTACCCGCCGGCGGCGGCGATGTAGAACAGCACGTGGAACAGGGAGATCTCGTACGGCTCCGCGCACCACAGACCCTGCACGGCGAGTGCCAGGCGGCGCCGGGCGTCCGGGTCGTCGGTCTGCGCACGGAAGAACGACTCGGCCGTCTGGGCGTCCCACTCCGCGAATCGGGTCGTGCGCCAGGGCTGTCGGGTGTCCACGGTCCGGGCGAGCTCGTCGAGGACTTCGCTGACGCGGGTGTACTCCGCGATGCCGGGGCCGTCGGCCGGTGCCGCGCCGAGGTAGGGGACGGTGCCGCCGTCGTGCCACACCTCGACGTGCTTGCCCGTCTCCCAGGTCGGGAAGGTGGCGCAGCCGAAGCGGTCCGCGAGGGCGAGCAGATGTGTCTGGGTCGGGCCGACCCACTGGCCGCCGTGATCGAGCGTGACGCCGTCGGCCCGGATCTCGGTGAGCACGCGGCCGCCCACCCGGTCGGCGGCCTCGACGAGCGTGAAGTCGACGCCCGCGTCGTGGAGTCGAAGAGCTGCGGCCAGTCCCGCGTAGCCGCCACCCACGACGACCACCTCGGATTCGACCAGGTCCATTTCGGTCTGTTCCCACATGGCCGCAGAGCATGTCGCAAGACTGATCCATCAGTCAATCGTTGCGATGAATCTGCCCGGAAGCCTTGACACACCCTCCCCCGACAGCATCATTGACCCACGCATCAATCTTGCGATTCGCCGCCCACCCCGGACAGGGGGTTCGCCCATGGCAACGTCACCTGACACCACTTCGGATACAGCACCAGACAGCTCGCAGGACAAGGGCCTGCGCACCGGTGCCCTCGGCATGACCACGAGCCTGATCCTCTCGGTGGCATCCGCCGCCCCGGCCTACAGCCTCGCCGCGACTCTCGCGTTCATCGTCGCCTTCGTCGGATTCCAGGCGCCGTCGATCGTCGTGCTCGCCTTCGTCCCGATCCTGTTCGTCTCCTTCGGCTACGCCGCCCTCAACCGCCAGGAGCCGGACTGCGGAACCATCTTCACCTGGGCCACCCGCGTCCTCGGCCCGCGCGTCGGCTTCATGGGCGGCTGGGCCATCATCACCTCGTTCACCCTGGTGATGGCCAGCCTGGCCCAGGTCGCGGGCCAGTACGTGTTCATCCTCTTCGGCGCGAAAGGCATCGGCTCCGACCCGTCCAGCCCTTGGGTCCTGCTGGTGGGACTCGGCTGGATCGCCCTCATGACGGCCGTCTGCTACCGCGGCATCGAGGTGGCGGCAGCCGTCCAACGCGCCCTGCTCTTCCTTGAGTTCGCCATGCTCGCGGTCTTCTCGGTCGTCGCCCTCGTACGCGTCTACACGGGGAACGCCGGTGCCGGCGCACGGCATCCGCACTGGTCCTGGCTCAACCCGTTCGAGATCTCCTCACCCGGCGCATTCGTCAGCGGCCTGGTCCTGATGCTGTTCATCTATTGGGGCTGGGAGACCGCGCTCACCGTCAACGAAGAGACCACCGACCGGCACCGGACACCCGGCGTCGCCGCCGTCTCCTCCACGGTCATGCTGCTCGTGCTCTATCTCGTCGCGACGGTGGCGACCCTGGCCTTCGCCGGCATCGGCACGACCGGCGCGGGCCTCGGCAACCCCGACAACTTCGGGGACGTCTTCTCCGCCATCGGCAAGGCCGTCTTCGGCGACAGCGGCCTCGGCTCCTTCCTGTGGCATCTGCTCGTCCTGATGGTGCTGTCCTCCGCCGCCGCGTCCACCGAGACGACCGTGCTCTCCCTGGGGCGCACCCTCCTGGCCATGGGCGGCCGCGGAGCCGCGCCGCGCATCTTCGCGAAGGTCCACCCGCGCTACTCGATCCCGCAGTTCAGCACCATCGCCACCGGAGTCGCGGGAGCGGTCTGCTACGTCGTCATGAACTTCCTGAGCCACGGCCAGGTCATCGGCGACGCCGTCTCCTCCTGCGGGCTCATGATCGCGTTCTACTACGGCCTCACGGGCCTCACCTCGGCCTGGGCCCACCGCACCCAGTGGCGACACAGTGCCGCCGACTTCTGGCTGCGCCTCACCCTCCCCGCGATCGGCGGCCTGACCCTCGTCGCGGCCGGGCTGTGGAGCCTGAAGAACGACTGGGACCCGGTGAACAGCTACACGTCCTGGACTCTCCCCTTCGCACCCCACTGGCGCATCGGCGGAGTCTTCGTCATCGGAGTCGGGACGCTCCTCCTCGGCTACCTGCTGATGCTGGCGTACGGCCGCATCGCACCACGGTTCTTCACCGTCACGCCCCAGGAGACGGCGGCCGTCGCCGAGCACGCGCCCTCGCACGAGCGCGTCCCCCAGTGAGTGTCAAAGCCCCTCAATAACCCTCCCACCACGGAGTTCGCCATGCCCTACCCCGTACGCGACGCGCTCGGCCTCTCCGCCGAGCAGCACGACTTCATCCGGCTCGCCCGCGACTTCGCCGCCGCCGAGATCCGTCCCCGCGCCCGCGCCGTCGACGACGCCCAGACCGAGTCTCCGCTGGACCTGTGGGACAAGGCCGCGAGGACGGGACTGGCCGCTTTCATGATCCCCGCGGAGTTCGGCGGCGGCGGAGTGACCGACATGGTCACGCAGGTGCTCGTACAGCAGGAGCTGTGCCACGGCGACATCGGCATCGGGAACCTCCTGACCTCCAGCGGCTTCTTCGCCGATCCCGTCCTCGAACTCGGCACGCAGGCGCAGAAGGAGCGGTGGCTGCGGCCCCTCACCACCGACACACCCCCGTTGACCGCGCTCGCCGTCACCGAACCCGACCACGGCTCGGACGCCGCCGGCATCCGCACCCGCGCGGTGCGCGACGGCGATCACTACGTGCTCAGCGGCCAGAAGGCGTGGATCTCCAACGCCCCATACGCACAGCGGTTCGTCGTGTTCGCCACGGTCGACCCGTCGCTCCGCGCGCGTGGCGTGACCGCGTTCGTCATCGACCGGGACACGCCCGGACTGACCGTGGGCAGGCCGATGCGCAAGATGGGGCAGCGCGCCATCGTCAACGCCGAGGTGTTCCTCGACAACGTACGCGTCCCCGCCGCCGACCGGCTCGGCGCCGAGGGCCAGGGTTTCTCCGGGCTGATGCGCACCTTCGACGCCTCCCGGATCCTGATCGGCGCGTCCTGCGCGGGCCTGTGCCGGGCCGCCCTCGACCTGGCCGTGGAGTACGCCCAGGAGCGCGTGCAGTTCGGCGTGCCCATCATCGAGCACCAGGCGGTCGCGTTCCGGCTCGCCGACATGGCGACCCGCGCCGACACCGCCCATCTGGTGACGATGCGCGCGGCACGCCTCTTCGACCAGGGCGAGAAGGTCACCGCCGAGTCGGCGATGGCGAAGCTGACCGGCTCGGAGAACGCCATGTTCAACACGTGGGCCGCCGTGCAGACGCTGGGCGGCTGGGGCTACTCGCAGGAGTTCCTCGCCGAGAAGTGGATGCGTGACGCGAAGCTGGAGGAGATCGAGGAAGGCACCTCCGACATCCAGCGGCTGGTCATCTCCAGGGCGCTCGCGAAGTCATGACCACTCTCGACGTCTTCCGCGCCCCGGAGTCGGTCGCCGTCGTCGGCGCCACCGACAACCCGGCCAAGTGGGGCCACTGGCTCGCCCGCGGCGCCGTCGCGGGCGCGCACCGGCGCCGCGTACACCTGGTCAACACGCGCGGCGGCCAGGTCCTCGGCCGCGCCACCCTCCCGGGCCTCGACGCACTGCCCGAGGTTCCCGATCTGGTCGCCTTCGCCGTCCCTTCCCCAGCCTTGGCCGACGGCGTCTCCCGGGCCGTCGCGCTCGGCGTGCCCGGTCTGCTCGCGATCACCGCGGGCGTCGAGGACGAGGCCGCGATCGGTGACGTGATCGCGGAGAGCGGCTCCCGGCTCCTCGGGCCGAACAGCCTCGGTCTCTACGACGCGTCGAGCGAACTGGAGCTGGCCTGGGGCCGATTCACACCCGGCGGCCTCGCGATCGTGTCGCAGAGCGGACAGCTGGGCCTGGAGATCGCGGGGATGGCCGCGAGCGCCGGCATCGGTGTCTCCAGGTTCGTGTCCGTCGGCAGCCAGCTCGACGTGTGCGCCGCCGAACTGCTCGCCGACCTGGCCCACCACGAAGCCACCCGCGTCGTCGCCGTCTATCTGGAGAGCTTCGGCGACGGTGAGCGGCTTCTGGACGCCCTGGACCACCTGCGTGAGGCGGGCAAGCCGGTGCTCCTGCTGACGGTCGGCGACAGCAGGGCCGCACAGCAGGCGGCCCGCTCGCACACCGGAGCCATGACGTCAGGCCTCGACGTCGTGGACGCCGCCTGCCGCACGGTCGGCGCCGTTCGCGTCGACACACCGGCCCAACTCGTCGACGCGGCACAGCTGTTGAGCCGATGCGCGCCGGTGCGGGGGCGTCGGGTCGCGATCGTGGCCGACAGCGGCGGACAGGGCGCCGTCGGCGCGGACACCGCGTCACGGCTCGGCCTGACCGTCGCCGAGTTTCCCCCGGCTCTCCAGGAGCGCCTCGCGGACCGGCTGCCGCCGCACGCCGCGGTCGCGAACCCCGTCGACCTCGCCGGCGCGGGTGAGGACGACATCTCCACGTACGCGTCGACACCGGCGGTCCTCGCCGACAGCTCGGTCACCGATGCCGTCGTGCTCAGTGGCTACTTCGGCAGCTACGGTCGCGACATCCCCGAACACCAGACGGCCGAGTCGCGGGTCGCGCGGGCCATCGGCTCCCTGGCCGCCGAGCGGGCGATTCCGGTCGTGGTGCACTCGATGGCCGAACATACGGAGACGGTGAGGGAGTTGCACGCGGCGGGGGTGCCGACCTTCGCCGACGTCGAGGCGGCACTGCGGGCGGTGGCGACGGCGCACCGCTTCACTCAGGCACCCCGCCCGCGCGCAGGCCGCGTGCCCGCGCGTGAGCGTCAAGTACCCCCAGGCAGTGGGTATCTGGCCGCCCGACGGCTGCTGGCCGACGCGGGAGTTCCGTTCCCGCCCGCGGTCGGGATCGCGCCGGGTGCGCCGGATCCTGGCGGCG
This window contains:
- a CDS encoding acetate--CoA ligase family protein; translation: MTTLDVFRAPESVAVVGATDNPAKWGHWLARGAVAGAHRRRVHLVNTRGGQVLGRATLPGLDALPEVPDLVAFAVPSPALADGVSRAVALGVPGLLAITAGVEDEAAIGDVIAESGSRLLGPNSLGLYDASSELELAWGRFTPGGLAIVSQSGQLGLEIAGMAASAGIGVSRFVSVGSQLDVCAAELLADLAHHEATRVVAVYLESFGDGERLLDALDHLREAGKPVLLLTVGDSRAAQQAARSHTGAMTSGLDVVDAACRTVGAVRVDTPAQLVDAAQLLSRCAPVRGRRVAIVADSGGQGAVGADTASRLGLTVAEFPPALQERLADRLPPHAAVANPVDLAGAGEDDISTYASTPAVLADSSVTDAVVLSGYFGSYGRDIPEHQTAESRVARAIGSLAAERAIPVVVHSMAEHTETVRELHAAGVPTFADVEAALRAVATAHRFTQAPRPRAGRVPARERQVPPGSGYLAARRLLADAGVPFPPAVGIAPGAPDPGGAMRSLSAPVVLKADWLEHKTEHGGVATGLGDSAALGAAYDDMVARLGPHGYVVEEMDRRTDVVEVIVAARRDPSFGPVVVVGAGGVQAELSQDLALELAPCSHDTAREMIRRLRSWPLLAGWRGRRPVDVDALAAVVVAVSELIADRGDIGEIELNPVRVSPEGALAVDALVIAAPTPDSPSTH
- a CDS encoding acyl-CoA dehydrogenase family protein — protein: MPYPVRDALGLSAEQHDFIRLARDFAAAEIRPRARAVDDAQTESPLDLWDKAARTGLAAFMIPAEFGGGGVTDMVTQVLVQQELCHGDIGIGNLLTSSGFFADPVLELGTQAQKERWLRPLTTDTPPLTALAVTEPDHGSDAAGIRTRAVRDGDHYVLSGQKAWISNAPYAQRFVVFATVDPSLRARGVTAFVIDRDTPGLTVGRPMRKMGQRAIVNAEVFLDNVRVPAADRLGAEGQGFSGLMRTFDASRILIGASCAGLCRAALDLAVEYAQERVQFGVPIIEHQAVAFRLADMATRADTAHLVTMRAARLFDQGEKVTAESAMAKLTGSENAMFNTWAAVQTLGGWGYSQEFLAEKWMRDAKLEEIEEGTSDIQRLVISRALAKS
- a CDS encoding flavin monoamine oxidase family protein, with translation MWEQTEMDLVESEVVVVGGGYAGLAAALRLHDAGVDFTLVEAADRVGGRVLTEIRADGVTLDHGGQWVGPTQTHLLALADRFGCATFPTWETGKHVEVWHDGGTVPYLGAAPADGPGIAEYTRVSEVLDELARTVDTRQPWRTTRFAEWDAQTAESFFRAQTDDPDARRRLALAVQGLWCAEPYEISLFHVLFYIAAAGGYEQLMETRDCAQDSRFVTGAAGPARAVADLLGGRVRLGEQVQSIEYDEGGVRVRTASKVFEARRAIVALPPQAVRTVRFTPGLPVSRDGWLSHSPMGRVAKVHAVYDAPFWRAAGLSGVATLYDDGPIGVVFDNSPDDASRGVLVGFVYGDRVTDWSDLDEARRRTAVLESFTTVVGERAARPLDYTEKIWSRDTFARGGYEAYVTPGGWTGYGRRGWREPTGTVHWAGTETASVWNGYIDGAIASGLRAADEVVSALSSQPEG
- a CDS encoding APC family permease, whose protein sequence is MATSPDTTSDTAPDSSQDKGLRTGALGMTTSLILSVASAAPAYSLAATLAFIVAFVGFQAPSIVVLAFVPILFVSFGYAALNRQEPDCGTIFTWATRVLGPRVGFMGGWAIITSFTLVMASLAQVAGQYVFILFGAKGIGSDPSSPWVLLVGLGWIALMTAVCYRGIEVAAAVQRALLFLEFAMLAVFSVVALVRVYTGNAGAGARHPHWSWLNPFEISSPGAFVSGLVLMLFIYWGWETALTVNEETTDRHRTPGVAAVSSTVMLLVLYLVATVATLAFAGIGTTGAGLGNPDNFGDVFSAIGKAVFGDSGLGSFLWHLLVLMVLSSAAASTETTVLSLGRTLLAMGGRGAAPRIFAKVHPRYSIPQFSTIATGVAGAVCYVVMNFLSHGQVIGDAVSSCGLMIAFYYGLTGLTSAWAHRTQWRHSAADFWLRLTLPAIGGLTLVAAGLWSLKNDWDPVNSYTSWTLPFAPHWRIGGVFVIGVGTLLLGYLLMLAYGRIAPRFFTVTPQETAAVAEHAPSHERVPQ